In Rhodanobacter humi, the following are encoded in one genomic region:
- a CDS encoding winged helix-turn-helix domain-containing protein: MPSVEPGNTGTYRFDNILVEPAAHRLERDGRPLPVEPKAYMLLLTLLRHAGEMVSKDALLDSIWGHRHVTAGVLSRSVSQLRHTLGDSSARPRYIVTVHSLGFRFIGEVQYTPTTVDNTIDSSSTVPLQQLPAQVQALNGQSEAAQLPYRRRFADGDPFLNFIDLQACLGQLANWAALLPPGDTQRQAILSVLSLESARLRESGAATPSLVYRGAVLAALAGDRKIAIADLRQAIDEGFRDSLALQRDLAWRVLADDEDFRQQQQRLDALLSDEQTLPDPSASC; the protein is encoded by the coding sequence ATGCCTTCAGTCGAACCTGGAAATACCGGAACCTATCGTTTCGACAACATCCTGGTCGAGCCAGCGGCACACCGACTGGAGCGCGACGGTCGGCCGTTGCCGGTCGAGCCCAAGGCCTACATGCTGCTTCTGACCCTGCTGCGTCACGCCGGCGAAATGGTCAGCAAGGACGCACTGCTGGACAGCATCTGGGGGCATCGCCACGTCACCGCCGGAGTACTCAGCCGATCGGTTTCGCAGCTGCGCCACACCTTGGGCGATTCGTCTGCGCGGCCGCGCTACATCGTCACCGTGCATAGCCTGGGCTTCCGCTTCATCGGCGAAGTGCAATACACGCCCACTACAGTGGACAACACCATCGACTCGTCATCCACGGTGCCGCTGCAGCAGCTGCCTGCCCAGGTGCAGGCCCTGAACGGACAATCAGAAGCCGCGCAGCTCCCTTATCGCCGCCGCTTCGCCGACGGCGACCCGTTCCTGAACTTCATCGACCTGCAGGCGTGCCTGGGCCAGCTCGCCAACTGGGCGGCGCTGCTGCCGCCTGGCGACACGCAACGCCAAGCCATCCTCTCGGTACTGAGCCTGGAATCTGCACGCCTGCGCGAAAGTGGCGCGGCGACGCCATCGCTGGTCTACCGTGGAGCGGTGCTGGCCGCACTTGCTGGCGACCGCAAAATCGCCATCGCCGACCTGAGACAGGCGATCGACGAAGGGTTCCGCGACAGTCTTGCCTTGCAGCGCGACCTGGCTTGGCGCGTGCTGGCCGATGATGAGGACTTCCGCCAGCAGCAACAGCGCCTCGACGCACTGCTCAGCGACGAACAGACGCTCCCCGATCCGTCGGCGTCATGCTGA
- a CDS encoding RDD family protein: protein MEIWIGRDGERHGPYKEEDVRAWLRSGQVSRDDLAWHEGLADWQPLSALFPDEARSAAPPAGNPYSAPAAPMENLPQTTAAALEDHAGFWKRVAAYILDAIVLYIVFKVIGTFFGASAAEEAMKQEMLGGTSFMQAYQHFYSSMWPYTLLTTALTWLYFACCESSVWQATVGKLALGIRVTDQQGARIGFPRALGRYVAKYLSAIILCIGFIMVAFTRRKQGLHDLIAGTLVLNGRASEFKPNQAASGNTFHA from the coding sequence ATGGAAATCTGGATCGGACGGGACGGCGAACGCCACGGCCCGTACAAGGAAGAGGACGTGCGCGCGTGGCTGCGCAGCGGCCAGGTGAGCCGCGACGACCTCGCATGGCACGAAGGCCTGGCCGACTGGCAGCCGCTGTCGGCGCTGTTCCCCGACGAGGCACGCAGCGCCGCGCCTCCCGCCGGCAACCCCTATTCGGCACCTGCTGCGCCGATGGAGAACCTGCCGCAGACCACGGCCGCGGCGCTGGAGGACCACGCCGGCTTCTGGAAGCGCGTGGCTGCCTACATCCTCGATGCGATCGTGCTGTACATCGTGTTCAAGGTGATCGGCACCTTCTTCGGCGCGTCGGCAGCCGAGGAGGCGATGAAGCAGGAGATGCTCGGCGGCACGTCCTTCATGCAGGCCTACCAGCATTTCTACAGCAGCATGTGGCCATACACCTTGCTGACCACGGCGCTGACCTGGCTCTATTTCGCCTGCTGCGAAAGCTCGGTCTGGCAGGCCACCGTGGGCAAGCTGGCGCTGGGCATCCGGGTCACCGACCAGCAGGGCGCGCGCATCGGCTTTCCGCGCGCACTGGGCCGCTACGTCGCGAAGTACCTCAGCGCGATCATCCTCTGCATCGGCTTCATCATGGTGGCCTTCACCCGCCGCAAGCAGGGCCTGCACGACCTGATCGCCGGCACCCTGGTGCTGAACGGCCGCGCCAGCGAGTTCAAGCCGAACCAGGCGGCGTCCGGCAACACCTTCCACGCCTGA
- a CDS encoding Tex family protein, whose translation MLSIEQRIAQDIAAKTEQVRAAVELLDGGATVPFIARYRKEVTGGLDDTQLRTLEERLRYLRELEERRAAILDSITEQGKLTDALKADILGAETKATLEDLYLPYKPKRRTKAQIAREAGLEPLASGLRDDPTRTPEAFAEAFVDAEKGVADVRAALDGARAILMESIAEDAHLVGELRDWLWDKGQIRAKVVAGKESEGAKFRDYFDHVEAVGKIPSHRLLALMRARNEGIIELDLQPALDAELGHAEGEGRVAAHAGIHARGRAADAWLRETVRLTWRVKLHLHLTLDLFGRVREGAEDEAIRVFGDNLKDLMLAAPAGAKTVLGLDPGIRTGCKVAVVDATGKLLATDTIYPHEPRRQWNESLAALARLCMKHHVDLIAIGNGTASRETDKLAGELIKGLAKSHPEHKLAKIVVSEAGASVYSASELAAKEFPELDVSLRGAVSIARRLQDPLAELVKIEPKAIGVGQYQHDVNQVKLARALDARVEDCVNAVGVDVNTASAALLARVAGLSASVAENVVKHRDANGPFANRKALLKVPRLGDKAFEQCAGFLRVPNGDNPLDTSAVHPEAYPVVERIIAQCGREVRHVMGDLGFLRSLKAEQYTDDKFGLPTVRDILKELEKPGRDPRPEFVAPSFAEGVEDVKDLRPGMILEGRVTNVAAFGAFVDIGVHQDGLVHVSALSHTFVKDPRDAVKAGDIVKVKVMEVDLPRQRIGLSMRLDDEPGQARGKPAGGDARPGPRDGRGPRPGGASKPAPAPANSAFADALSRAIKR comes from the coding sequence ATGCTCAGCATCGAACAACGCATTGCCCAGGACATCGCCGCCAAGACCGAGCAGGTGCGCGCGGCGGTGGAATTGCTCGACGGCGGCGCCACCGTGCCGTTCATCGCGCGCTACCGCAAGGAAGTCACCGGCGGACTGGACGACACCCAGTTGCGCACGCTGGAGGAACGCCTGCGCTACCTGCGCGAACTGGAGGAACGTCGCGCCGCGATCCTCGACAGCATCACCGAACAGGGCAAGCTGACCGATGCGCTGAAGGCCGACATCCTCGGCGCCGAGACCAAGGCCACGCTGGAAGACCTGTACCTCCCGTACAAGCCCAAGCGCCGCACCAAGGCGCAGATCGCCCGCGAGGCGGGGCTGGAGCCGCTGGCCAGCGGCTTGCGCGACGATCCCACGCGCACGCCCGAGGCCTTCGCGGAAGCTTTCGTCGATGCCGAGAAGGGTGTGGCCGACGTGCGCGCCGCACTCGATGGCGCACGCGCGATCCTGATGGAGTCCATCGCCGAAGACGCCCACCTGGTGGGCGAACTGCGCGACTGGTTGTGGGACAAGGGCCAGATCCGCGCCAAGGTGGTCGCCGGCAAGGAGAGCGAAGGCGCGAAGTTCCGCGACTACTTCGACCACGTCGAAGCCGTGGGCAAGATTCCCTCGCACCGCCTCTTGGCGCTGATGCGCGCGCGCAACGAAGGCATCATCGAACTCGACCTGCAACCGGCGCTGGACGCCGAGCTAGGCCATGCCGAAGGCGAGGGTCGCGTGGCCGCGCATGCGGGCATCCATGCTCGCGGCCGCGCCGCCGACGCCTGGCTGCGCGAAACCGTGCGCCTCACCTGGCGCGTGAAGCTGCACCTGCACCTCACGCTGGACCTGTTCGGCCGCGTGCGCGAAGGCGCCGAGGACGAGGCGATCCGCGTGTTCGGCGACAACCTCAAGGACCTGATGCTGGCCGCGCCGGCCGGCGCGAAGACCGTGCTGGGCCTGGACCCCGGCATCCGCACCGGCTGCAAGGTGGCGGTGGTCGACGCCACCGGCAAGCTGCTCGCCACCGACACCATCTACCCGCACGAACCGCGGCGGCAGTGGAACGAATCGCTGGCCGCGCTGGCGCGCCTGTGCATGAAGCACCACGTCGACCTGATCGCGATCGGCAACGGCACCGCCTCGCGCGAAACCGACAAGCTCGCGGGCGAACTCATCAAGGGGCTGGCCAAGAGCCATCCCGAGCACAAGCTCGCCAAGATCGTGGTGAGCGAGGCCGGCGCCTCGGTGTATTCGGCCTCCGAACTCGCAGCGAAGGAGTTTCCCGAGCTGGACGTGAGCCTGCGCGGCGCCGTCTCCATCGCGCGCCGCCTGCAGGATCCGCTGGCCGAGCTGGTGAAGATCGAGCCCAAGGCGATCGGCGTGGGCCAGTACCAGCACGACGTGAACCAGGTGAAGCTGGCGCGCGCGCTGGACGCCCGCGTGGAAGACTGCGTGAACGCGGTGGGCGTGGACGTGAATACCGCCTCCGCCGCCCTGCTCGCGCGCGTGGCCGGCCTGTCCGCTTCCGTGGCCGAGAACGTGGTGAAGCACCGCGACGCGAACGGCCCGTTCGCCAACCGCAAGGCGCTGTTGAAAGTGCCGCGCCTGGGCGACAAGGCCTTCGAGCAGTGCGCGGGCTTCCTGCGCGTACCCAACGGCGACAATCCGCTGGACACCTCCGCCGTGCATCCGGAAGCCTATCCGGTGGTGGAGCGCATCATCGCCCAATGCGGCCGCGAGGTGCGCCACGTGATGGGCGATCTGGGCTTCCTGCGCAGCCTGAAGGCCGAGCAGTACACCGACGACAAGTTCGGCCTGCCCACCGTGCGCGACATCCTGAAGGAGCTTGAAAAACCCGGCCGCGATCCGCGCCCCGAATTCGTCGCACCCAGCTTCGCCGAAGGCGTGGAGGACGTGAAGGATCTGCGCCCCGGCATGATCCTCGAAGGCCGCGTCACCAATGTGGCCGCGTTCGGCGCGTTCGTGGACATCGGCGTGCACCAGGACGGCCTCGTCCACGTCTCGGCGCTCTCGCACACCTTCGTCAAGGATCCGCGCGATGCGGTGAAGGCCGGCGACATCGTCAAGGTCAAGGTGATGGAAGTGGACCTCCCGCGCCAGCGCATCGGCCTGTCGATGCGCCTCGACGACGAGCCGGGCCAGGCGCGCGGCAAGCCGGCCGGCGGCGACGCCCGCCCCGGCCCGCGTGACGGCCGCGGGCCGCGCCCAGGCGGCGCGTCCAAGCCGGCACCTGCTCCGGCCAACAGCGCCTTCGCCGACGCATTGTCACGCGCGATCAAGCGCTGA
- the mnmG gene encoding tRNA uridine-5-carboxymethylaminomethyl(34) synthesis enzyme MnmG translates to MLHPTRYDVIVIGGGHAGTEAALAAARTGARTLLLTHSIETVGAMSCNPAIGGIGKGHLVKEIDALGGAMAHAADLAGIQWRTLNASKGPAVRATRCQADRALYRAAIRHMVESQPNLDLFQQAVDDLILEGGRAAGVMTQMGVSFRARSIVLTAGTFLAGKIHIGPAQYAGGRAGDPPASALAARLRELPLAADRLKTGTPPRIDRRSINFTGLEEQHGDDPAPVFSYLGSRDQHPRQVSCWITHTTERTHELIRGALDRSPLYTGQIEGVGPRYCPSIEDKVVRFAEKASHQIFIEPEGLDTFEIYPNGISTSLPFDVQLALVRSIKGFEHAHITRPGYAIEYDYFDPRGLQPWLETRAIPGLYFAGQINGTTGYEEAGAQGLIAGLNAALATQGKAPWYPRRDEAYLGVLIDDLTSNGTIEPYRMFTSRAEYRLHLREDNADLRLTEQGFELGVVPQARFDALREKREAVERETQRLGALWAAPTNALGAAIERQLGITLSRETNALDLLRRPELDYAKLAAVPELGPVVEREDVAAQVEVQAKYAGYLERQREEIARQRRHEQTAIPAGFEYDQVRGLSAEVLLKLKRSQPATLGQAARISGVTPAAISLLLVHLKRHAA, encoded by the coding sequence ATGCTCCACCCCACCCGTTACGACGTGATTGTCATAGGCGGCGGCCACGCCGGCACCGAGGCCGCGCTGGCGGCCGCGCGCACCGGCGCGCGCACCCTGCTGCTCACCCACAGCATCGAGACGGTGGGCGCGATGAGCTGCAACCCGGCCATCGGCGGTATCGGCAAGGGCCACCTGGTGAAGGAGATCGACGCGCTGGGCGGCGCGATGGCGCATGCCGCCGATCTCGCCGGCATCCAGTGGCGCACGCTCAACGCCTCCAAGGGGCCTGCCGTGCGCGCCACCCGCTGCCAGGCCGACCGCGCGCTGTACCGTGCCGCGATTCGTCACATGGTGGAAAGCCAGCCGAACCTGGACCTGTTCCAGCAGGCGGTGGACGACCTGATCCTGGAAGGCGGTCGTGCAGCGGGCGTGATGACGCAAATGGGCGTTTCCTTCCGCGCAAGGTCCATCGTGCTCACGGCGGGCACTTTCCTCGCCGGCAAGATCCATATCGGGCCCGCCCAGTACGCCGGCGGCCGCGCGGGCGATCCGCCGGCCAGCGCACTGGCTGCGCGGCTGCGCGAGTTGCCGCTGGCGGCCGACCGGCTGAAGACCGGCACGCCGCCGCGCATCGATCGCCGCAGCATCAACTTCACGGGCCTGGAGGAACAGCACGGCGACGACCCGGCGCCGGTGTTCTCCTACCTCGGCTCGCGCGACCAGCATCCGCGCCAGGTCAGCTGCTGGATCACCCACACCACCGAACGCACGCACGAACTGATCCGTGGCGCACTGGACCGCTCGCCGCTGTATACCGGCCAGATCGAGGGCGTGGGCCCGCGCTACTGCCCGTCGATCGAGGACAAGGTGGTGCGCTTTGCCGAGAAGGCCTCGCACCAGATCTTCATCGAGCCGGAAGGCCTGGACACGTTCGAGATCTACCCGAACGGCATCTCCACCTCGCTGCCGTTCGACGTGCAGCTGGCGCTGGTGCGGTCGATCAAGGGCTTCGAACACGCGCACATCACCCGTCCCGGCTACGCCATCGAGTACGACTACTTCGACCCGCGCGGCCTGCAGCCGTGGCTGGAAACCAGGGCGATTCCCGGCCTGTACTTCGCCGGCCAGATCAACGGCACCACCGGCTACGAGGAGGCCGGCGCGCAGGGACTGATCGCGGGGCTCAATGCGGCGCTGGCCACGCAGGGCAAGGCGCCGTGGTACCCGCGTCGCGACGAGGCCTACCTCGGCGTGCTGATCGACGACCTCACCAGCAATGGCACCATCGAGCCCTACCGCATGTTCACTTCGCGCGCCGAATACCGGCTGCACCTGCGCGAGGACAACGCCGACCTGCGCCTCACCGAGCAGGGTTTTGAACTCGGTGTAGTGCCGCAAGCCCGCTTCGATGCGCTGCGCGAAAAGCGCGAGGCGGTGGAACGCGAGACGCAGCGCCTCGGCGCGCTGTGGGCCGCACCGACCAATGCACTGGGTGCCGCGATCGAACGCCAGCTCGGCATCACACTGAGCCGCGAGACGAACGCGCTGGACCTGCTGCGCCGCCCGGAACTGGATTACGCGAAGCTTGCCGCGGTGCCCGAACTCGGCCCGGTGGTGGAACGCGAGGACGTGGCCGCCCAGGTCGAGGTACAGGCCAAGTACGCCGGTTACCTGGAGCGCCAGCGCGAGGAGATCGCGCGCCAGCGCCGCCACGAGCAGACCGCGATTCCCGCCGGCTTCGAGTACGACCAGGTACGCGGCCTCTCCGCCGAGGTGCTGCTCAAGCTCAAGCGCAGCCAGCCCGCCACGCTGGGCCAGGCCGCACGCATCAGCGGCGTCACCCCCGCCGCGATCTCGCTGCTGCTGGTGCACCTGAAGCGCCACGCCGCCTGA